Proteins co-encoded in one Colletes latitarsis isolate SP2378_abdomen chromosome 13, iyColLati1, whole genome shotgun sequence genomic window:
- the Ack-like gene encoding activated Cdc42 kinase-like isoform X7: MNADDTQGSDTQGGMSRNTGPGLYEFLMEAELQQYYPGIRGDLKVHTTAQLKYVTEEDLNAIGMSKPEMRRLKKYFQKHFPQNYLSKFKKMLLPKREEQTSGSLTMLPEERQDRPPIRVPNKHMIPADAIIVNKELGTGEFGVVQQGVWTNDGERIQVAIKCLSRERMQNNPIEFLKEAAIMHAIDHEHIVRLYGVVLDTNSLMLVTELAPLRSLLECLKEPSLRPSFPVLSLCDFAVQIADGMQYLEAKRLIHRDLAARNILVFSKNKVKISDFGLSRALGVGKDYYQTNFNVNLKLPIAWCAPECISYLKFTSASDVWAYGVTLWEMFSYGFQPWAALTGHQILEAIDEPNFQRLEQPECCPKDYFVLMQQCWQHEPAKRPKFSELINLLPDLKPEQVQAVQDSAESQLVYRQGDVITVLDKGSSNTLWKGVLNNGKTGFFNPAHTIAYLGSNLPSNKPGEFTRGDGKNAFSSQRRKIRTDMISSPQGDLKHTGHVGLDGAYFGDIGFLGGKNPHLPRQVVTPYKPQEDNLTENSSQNQDTNRTTQDQNKHESLWSDSSSELCQAVANSSQSETLGADHEYHEISDEENQDSPLRFDKTLNFDFGPSLLAEMDQMFRSLGSSPPPPPPVHPLASEHESSNARNELREIQAKQCGKKKQATATLSDEAKEVYNSLVEAPGVDGSQDTNPLRMLRSGVPIVRPRIRGNKHSSLSGHQEDFPGDSFHFDAYHSGSRTLPKIRAPPPPPLPHTRHLERHHSLEIENNQNQNNVDENPIPLPPRDRSKTLQPKSSLPRHQRKHPLIIPGGGVTRTLAKMVTAPVEDQVDGSQRTCGVAGTSAQEGYLAESSGNSPEEFEQRIDSELSALDALPSDETRLHRFSVISEDLLEFSDNLIDCDSSDSLQATKESTDSMDRFQRKVSVESKSSLKTSSKSSQESDALESNKQQETTQAKDSPAVEGFQGLSKTCTRLSSDLSRQSDHVSCEDLLEFACDGPNARRTRGPRNGEQSDEVRIMMKVLHEQSTPESCIAALNVTDWDVLAALKLERLQGLLKKENSFVGLEDCKVMLNQCAGDVVKAAAMLRNADDTAAV, encoded by the exons ATGAACGCCGATGACACTCAGGGATCGG ACACACAAGGAGGAAtgtcccgcaacactggccctggTTTGTACGAGTTCCTGATGGAAGCAGAGCTCCAACAATACTATCCTGGCATTCGAG GGGATTTAAAGGTGCATACAACGGCACAGTTGAAATATGTAACAGAGGAAGACCTAAATGCGATAGGAATGAGCAAACCAGAAATGCGTCGTCTGAAAAAGTACTTCCAGAAACACTTCCCACAGAATTACCTCTCTAAATTTAAAAAGATGCTTCTACCTAAACGCGAAGAGCAAACTTCAGGCTCGTTGACTATGCTACCTGAAGAAAGACAAGACAGACCGCCGATTCGTGTCCCGAACAAACACATGATCCCCGCGGATGCGATAATAGTAAACAAAGAGTTGGGAACAGGGGAATTCGGGGTGGTTCAACAAGGAGTTTGGACGAACGATGGCGAGAGGATCCAAGTGGCGATCAAATGTCTGTCCAGAGAGAGGATGCAGAATAATCCGATCGAGTTCCTCAAAGAAGCAGCGATAATGCACGCGATAGACCACGAACACATTGTTAGACTCTATGGTGTAGTATTggataccaattcgttgatgctGGTCACTGAACTGGCTCCGCTACGCTCGCTGCTGGAATGTTTGAAGGAGCCCAGTCTGCGCCCCAGCTTCCCTGTCTTGTCACTCTGTGACTTTGCAGTGCAGATTGCAGATGGGATGCAGTACCTCGAAGCAAAAAGACTGATCCATCGAGACCTTGCCGCGAGGAATATCTTGGTCTTCTCGAAGAACAAGGTGAAGATATCCGACTTTGGACTGTCTCGTGCTTTAGGCGTTGGAAAGGATTATTACCAGACGAACTTCAACGTCAACTTGAAGCTACCAATTGCTTGGTGCGCGCCAGAGTGTATTTCATATTTGAAATTCACTTCAGCGAGCGATGTGTGGGCCTATGGCGTGACTCTGTGGGAGATGTTCAGCTACGGATTCCAGCCGTGGGCTGCGCTAACAGGCCACCAGATACTCGAAGCGATAGACGAGCCAAATTTTCAGAGATTGGAGCAACCGGAGTGCTGCCCGAAGGATTACTTCGTCCTCATGCAGCAGTGTTGGCAACACGAGCCTGCGAAACGACCCAAATTCTCCGAATTGATCAATCTGCTACCCGATTTGAAGCCTGAACAGGTTCAAGCGGTTCAGGATAGCGCGGAGAGTCAACTAGTTTACAGACAGGGTGATGTCATAACTGTTTTGGACAAAGGAAGCAGCAACACCCTGTGGAAGGGAGTCTTGAACAACGGAAAGACTGGATTCTTCAATCCTGCGCACACGATTGCTTACTTAGGCTCGAATTTGCCTAGCAACAAGCCTGGAGAGTTCACGCGTGGCGATGGGAAGAACGCTTTCTCCTCGCAGCGGCGCAAGATTCGAACGGACATGATCTCCTCTCCGCAGGGAGACTTGAAGCACACCGGCCACGTTGGACTGGACGGAGCTTATTTTGGGGACATCGGATTCCTCGGTGGGAAAAATCCACATTTGCCACGGCAGGTTGTCACTCCGTACAAACCACAGGAGGACAATCTAACTGAGAATTCTAGTCAGAACCAAGACACGAACAGAACGACGCAGGATCAAAACAAGCATG AAAGTTTATGGTCGGACAGCAGTTCGGAGCTGTGCCAGGCAGTGGCCAATTCGAGCCAATCGGAAACGCTTGGCGCCGACCACGAGTACCACGAAATCAGCGACGAGGAAAATCAGGACAGTCCGCTGAGATTTGACAAGACTTTGAACTTCGACTTCGGACCGAGTCTGTTGGCTGAAATGGATCAGATGTTCAGATCATTGG GGTCGTCCCCGCCTCCGCCACCACCAGTTCACCCGCTGGCCAGTGAACACGAATCGAGCAACGCCAGGAACGAGCTGAGGGAGATCCAGGCGAAGCAGTGCGGAAAGAAAAAACAAGCCACC GCCACGTTGTCCGACGAAGCGAAGGAGGTGTACAACAGCCTGGTGGAGGCTCCAGGCGTGGACGGAAGCCAGGACACGAACCCCCTGAGGATGCTGCGGTCAGGCGTGCCAATAGTCAGGCCCAGAATCCGAGGGAACAAACATTCTTCGCTTTCGGGGCATCAGGAGGACTTTCCTGGGGATTCCTTCCACTTCGACGCATACCACAGTGGGTCTAGGACTCTGCCCAAGATCAGGGCGCCCCCTCCACCCCCGTTGCCTCATACCAGGCACTTGGAGAGACACCATTCGCTGGAGATTGAGAATAATCAGAATCAGAACAACGTGGATGAAAATCCCATTCCCCTGCCGCCCAGGGACAGGTCCAAGACGTTGCAGCCCAAGTCTAGCTTGCCCAGACACCAGAGAAAACATCCGCTGATTATTCCTGGAGGAGGGGTCACTAGGACTTTGGCGAAGATGGTCACTGCGCCTGTCGAGGACCAAGTTGATGGGAGTCAGAGGACCTGCGGAGTCGCTGGGACGTCTGCGCAGGAAGGGTACTTGGCGGAGAGTTCGGGGAACAG TCCGGAAGAGTTCGAGCAGCGCATAGACTCGGAGCTCTCCGCCCTGGACGCCCTTCCCTCGGACGAGACCAGACTCCACCGTTTCAGCGTCATCTCCGAAGACCTTCTCGAGTTCTCCGACAATCTAATCGATTGTGACTCGTCGGATTCCCTCCAAGCCACCAAGGAGTCCACCGACTCTATGGATCGTTTCCAGAGGAAGGTCAGCGTGGAGTCGAAGAGCTCCTTGAAGACTTCTTCGAAGAGTTCTCAGGAAAGTGATGCCCTGGAGTCGAACAAACAGCAAGAAACGACTCAGGCGAAGGATTCTCCCGCCGTGGAGGGCTTCCAGGGTCTCTCGAAGACGTGCACTAGGTTGTCCAGCGACCTTTCGAGGCAGTCCGACCATGTTTCGTGCGAGGACCTTCTGGAATTCGCCTGCGACGGGCCAAACGCTCGGAGAACCCGAGGGCCGCGAAACGGAGAACAGTCGGACGAAGTCAGGATCATGATGAAGGTGTTGCACGAGCAGTCGACGCCGGAGTCCTGCATCGCGGCGTTGAATGTCACCGACTGGGACGTCCTAGCTGCGCTAAAGCTGGAGCGACTGCAGGGATTGTTGAAGAAGGAGAATAGTTTTGTTGGACTGGAGGATTGCAAGGTAATGTTGAACCAATGTGCTGGGGATGTTGTTAAGGCGGCTGCGATGCTGAGGAACGCGGACGACACTGCCGCCGTTTGA